The Desmodus rotundus isolate HL8 chromosome 3, HLdesRot8A.1, whole genome shotgun sequence genome includes a region encoding these proteins:
- the LOC128780398 gene encoding olfactory receptor 6C2-like yields the protein MMRNHSAITVFIILGLTNDPQLEIVVFVVLLITYMLNVIGNLTIMTLILVDSHLKTAMYFFLQNFSFLEISFTTACVPTYLYMISSGDKTITIKACFSQIFFIVFFGATEFFLLAVMSFDRYMAICKPLHYMTIMNSRVCRNLILCCWISGLLIILPPLGLSLHLEFCDFVIDHFYCNASPILKNSCSDTWFIEHLVIACAVLTFIMTLMCVVLSYMYIIRTIVRLPSAQQRRKAFSACSSHMIVLSITYGSCIFMYIKPSAQDEVAINKTVSLLTTSVAPSLNPFIYTLRNKQVKQSFHDTFKRIAFLLKKC from the coding sequence ATGATGAGAAACCATTCAGCAATAACAGTCTTCATCATCCTGGGTTTGACAAATGACCCACAACTAGAGATAGTGgtttttgttgttctgcttatcaCATATATGTTAAATGTAATTGGGAATCTGACCATAATGACTCTCATCTTGGTGGATTCTCATTTAAAAACagctatgtatttttttcttcaaaatttctctttcttagaaATCTCATTTACAACTGCCTGTGTCCCCACATACCTGTACATGATATCGAGTGGGGACAAAACCATCACCATCAAAGCCTGCTTCAgccaaatatttttcattgtcttCTTTGGAGCTACAGAATTTTTTCTCTTGGCTGTGATGTCCTTCGACCGCTACATGGCCATCTGCAAACCCCTGCACTACATGACCATCATGAACAGCAGAGTCTGCAGGAATCTCATTCTGTGTTGTTGGATATCTGGCTTACTGATTATCCTCCCGCCCCTGGGACTGAGCCTCCATCTGGAATTCTGTGACTTTGTTATTGACCATTTTTACTGCAATGCTTCTCCGATACTGAAGAATTCATGTTCAGATACGTGGTTCATAGAGCACCTGGTGATAGCCTGCGCTGTGTTGACCTTCATAATGACCCTTATGTGTGTAGTTCTGTCCTACATGTACATCATTAGGACGATTGTGAGATTGCCTTCGGCTCAGCAAAGGAGAAAAGCCTTTTCTGCCTGTTCTTCCCACATGATTGTGCTTTCCATCACCTATGGCAgctgcatttttatgtatatcaAACCTTCAGCTCAGGATGAAGTGGCCATTAATAAGACAGTTTCTCTACTCACTACATCTGTTGCTCCTTCATTGAACCCCTTCATTTATACCCTgagaaataaacaagtaaaacagtCTTTCCATGACACCTTCAAAAGGAttgcatttcttttaaagaaatgttaa